The Miscanthus floridulus cultivar M001 chromosome 7, ASM1932011v1, whole genome shotgun sequence genome includes a region encoding these proteins:
- the LOC136464340 gene encoding fimbrin-4-like, whose amino-acid sequence MSGFVGVVVSDPSLQGQFTQVELRSLKAKFVSLKRDSGHVTTKNLPGLMKKLRGLNEVVSEEEIAAFLSDSYPDSDQEIEFESFLREYLNLQARVSAKGDGAGGGGGGKSSFLKSSTTTLLHNLNQAEKSSYVAHINTYLREDPFLKKYLPIDPSGNQLFDLIRDGVLLCKLINVAVPGTIDERAINKKRVLNPWERNENHTLCLNSAKAIGCTVVNIGTQDLVEGRPHLVLGLISQIIKIQLLADLNLKKTPQLVELFDDSKDIDEVLGLSPEKMLLRWMNHHLKKAGYKKTVNNFSSDVKDGEAYAYLLKALAPEHSPETTLDTKDPDERAKLVLEQAEKLDCKRYLTPKDITEGSANLNLAFVAQIFQHRNGLTSDTKQVTLTQTATRDDVLLSREERAFRMWINSLGVESYVNNVFEDVRNGWVLLEVLDKVSPGSVNWKLATKPPIKLPFRKLENCNQVVKIGKQLKFSLVNLAGNDIVQGNKKLIVALLWQLMRFNILQLLNKLRSHSQGSQGKEISDADILNWANSKVKASGRTSRMESFKDKSLSNGLFFLELLSTVQPRVVNWKVVTKGEADEDKKLNATYIISIARKIGCSVFLLPEDIVEVNQKMILTLTSSIMYWSLQKQPQSQSEMPEQSEPSSMTSDAASDITSEDGASTTAPSESEEVNSLSDSISNLTMDDATSNAPSAENGNGVAGS is encoded by the exons ATGTCCGGATTCGTCGGGGTCGTCGTGTCCGACCCCTCGCTGCAGGGGCAGTTCACGCAGGTCGAGCTGCGATCGCTCAAGGCCAAG TTCGTGTCTCTGAAGAGAGATTCCGGCCATGTCACCACTAAGAATCTGCCGGGGCTGATGAAGAAGCTGAGGGGGCTCAATGAGGTGGTCTCTGAGGAGGAGATCGCGGCCTTCCTGTCGGATTCGTACCCCGACAGCGATCAGGAGATTGAATTCGAATCCTTCCTCCGG GAGTATCTGAATCTGCAGGCGCGGGTGAGTGCCAAGGGAGATGGTGCCGGCGGTGGCGGGGGTGGCAAGTCGTCGTTCCTCAAGTCCAGCACCACTACGCTGCTGCACAATCTCAATCAGGCAGAGAAATCGTCGTATGTGGCGCACATCAATACTTACCTCCGTGAAGACCCATTCCTGAAGAAGTACTTGCCCATCGACCCATCTGGAAACCAGCTGTTCGATCTCATCCGGGACGGTGTTCTGCTCTG CAAATTGATCAATGTAGCTGTACCTGGGACCATTGATGAGAGGGCAATAAATAAGAAAAGAGTTCTTAACCCATGGGAGAGAAATGAAAATCACACACTCTGCCTCAATTCTGCCAAGGCCATTGGATGCACTGTTGTCAACATTGGCACACAGGATTTGGTGGAGGGAAGG CCTCATTTAGTTCTTGGATTGATATCACAAATCATAAAG ATTCAACTTTTGGCTGATCTGAACCTCAAGAAGACACCGCAGCTGGTGGAGTTATTTGATGACAGCAAG GATATAGACGAGGTTTTGGGCTTGTCACCAGAAAAGATGCTACTTCGGTGGATGAACCATCATCTGAAAAAAGCTGGCTACAAGAAAACTGTTAACAATTTCTCTTCAGATGTGAAG GATGGTGAAGCCTATGCTTACCTTCTGAAAGCTCTTGCTCCAGAGCATTCCCCTGAAACTACATTGGACACCAAAGATCCGGATGAGAGGGCAAAACTGGTACTTGAACAAGCGGAGAAGTTGGACTGTAAGAGATACTTGACCCCAAAGGATATTACTGAGGGATCTGCAAATTTAAATCTTGCATTTGTTGCACAAATATTCCAGCATAG GAATGGTCTAACCAGTGACACCAAACAAGTTACTCTGACACAGACAGCAACACGTGATGATGTTCTATTATCTAGAGAAGAAAGAGCCTTTCGGATGTGGATCAACAGCCTTGGGGTTGAATCATATGTGAACAATGTCTTTGAAGATGTTCGCAATGG ATGGGTACTTCTTGAAGTACTTGACAAGGTGTCTCCTGGATCTGTCAATTGGAAGCTGGCAACAAAACCTCCAATTAAATTGCCATTTAGAAAACTGGAGAATTGCAATCAAGTTGTAAAAATTGGGAAGCAATTAAAGTTTTCTTTAGTAAATCTAGCTGGGAATGATATTGTTCAGGGAAATAAGAAATTGATTGTTG CACTTCTGTGGCAATTGATGCGATTCAATATCCTCCAGCTGTTAAACAAACTGAGATCCCACTCCCAAGGGTCCCAAGGAAAAGAAATTTCTGATGCCGATATTCTAAACTGGGCCAACAGCAAAGTGAAAGCGTCCGGAAGAACATCTCGAATGGAAAGTTTCAAG GACAAGAGCTTGTCAAATGGATtgttcttccttgagcttcttagcACAGTACAGCCACGGGTTGTGAACTGGAAAGTTGTTACTAAAGGGGAAGCTG atgaagacaagaagCTGAATGCTACCTACATCATTAGTATTGCAAGGAAGATTGGATGCTCTGTGTTTCTGTTGCCAGAGGACATCGTCGAG GTGAATCAGAAGATGATCCTAACACTTACTTCTAGCATTATGTATTGGAGCCTACAGAAACAGCCTCAGTCACAATCTGAAATGCCAGAACAATCAGAACCATCTAGCATGACTTCAGATGCAGCCTCTGACATTACCTCGGAGGATGGTGCTTCAACAACAGCACCATCTGAGTCGGAAGAGGTGAACTCGCTGTCTGACAGCATATCGAATTTGACAATGGATGATGCTACTTCAAACGCCCCATCTGCTGAAAACGGAAATGGTGTGGCAGGGTCCTGA
- the LOC136464341 gene encoding BAG family molecular chaperone regulator 5, mitochondrial-like, with translation MGSYHYTSTSQFVIAAVDSNPKPSHKPKTTVQIPSTSPPPPEGAREGSPDAVAAAKIQAALRGYLVRRHVATVLAADAEATGLERLLRRQETVDAVRRDERERAWFSEALMAVLIRLDAVPGHYPAVRDARRAVSRRVVGLQEVFDAVIAAPAPEAQTCGVPASLEQVLEGIWGVGEAPVPVPPAVEDVGRRVGSCWGRFFGGV, from the coding sequence ATGGGATCCTACCACTACACCTCCACCTCGCAATTCGTCATCGCGGCCGTCGATTCCAACCCCAAGCCCAGCCACAAGCCCAAGACCACCGTCCAAATCCCCAGCACATCCCCTCCGCCTCCGGAGGGGGCTCGGGAGGGATCACCTGACGCGGTGGCGGCCGCCAAGATCCAGGCGGCCTTGCGTGGGTACCTGGTCAGGCGGCACGTCGCGACCGTGCTCGCGGCCGACGCCGAGGCGACGGGGCTCGAGCGGCTGCTCCGGCGGCAGGAGACCGTGGACGCTGTCCGCCGCGACGAGCGCGAGCGGGCCTGGTTCTCGGAGGCGCTGATGGCCGTGCTGATCCGCCTAGATGCCGTGCCGGGGCACTACCCCGCCGTGCGGGACGCGCGGCGCGCCGTGAGCCGCCGCGTGGTCGGCCTGCAGGAGGTGTTCGACGCCGTTATCGCGGCACCGGCACCCGAAGCGCAGACGTGTGGGGTACCGGCGAGCCTGGAGCAGGTTCTGGAAGGGATCTGGGGAGTCGGAGAGGCGCCTGTTCCGGTGCCGCCGGCGGTGGAGGATGTAGGGAGGAGGGTCGGGTCATGCTGGGGAAGGTTTTTTGGTGGAGTGTAG